One segment of Natronosalvus halobius DNA contains the following:
- a CDS encoding succinate dehydrogenase/fumarate reductase iron-sulfur subunit: MSTQQQEQPDEPETQEVPADQEMSGLTSPQQQRLQRKESGRVDRERAAETEDFEEDSVHLKVFRYDPEVEAKQEPRFDDFHVPFTKGMTVLDALIYARDEFDSSLTFRHSCRQAVCGSDAFFVNGRQRLGCKTQISALEQPVRVEPLPHQEVVKDLVVEMEHFYEQMHAVEPYFQQEDLPDGELEEQRQTRENREKIKMSSRCIWCGACMSSCNIAAGDNQYLGPAAINKAYKFAMDDREDEEIKEHRLRILEQEHGVWRCQTQFSCTEVCPKDIPLTEHIQELKREAVKKNLKFW, encoded by the coding sequence ATGAGTACACAACAACAGGAGCAACCGGACGAACCGGAGACGCAGGAGGTACCGGCCGACCAGGAGATGAGCGGCCTGACCTCGCCGCAACAACAGCGACTCCAGCGCAAGGAGTCCGGGCGAGTTGACCGCGAGCGGGCCGCCGAGACCGAAGACTTCGAGGAGGATTCCGTCCACCTCAAGGTGTTCCGATACGACCCCGAAGTCGAAGCCAAGCAGGAACCGCGCTTCGACGACTTTCACGTCCCCTTCACGAAGGGGATGACCGTCCTGGACGCGCTCATCTATGCGCGCGACGAGTTCGACTCCTCGCTTACGTTCCGTCACTCCTGTCGTCAGGCGGTCTGTGGCTCGGACGCCTTCTTCGTCAACGGACGCCAGCGCCTCGGGTGCAAAACACAAATCTCCGCGCTCGAGCAACCGGTCCGCGTCGAACCCCTGCCCCACCAGGAGGTCGTCAAGGACCTGGTCGTCGAGATGGAACACTTCTACGAGCAGATGCACGCCGTCGAGCCGTACTTTCAGCAGGAAGACCTGCCCGATGGAGAACTCGAGGAACAGCGCCAGACTCGCGAGAACCGCGAGAAGATCAAGATGTCCAGCCGGTGCATCTGGTGTGGCGCGTGTATGTCCTCGTGTAACATCGCCGCCGGCGACAACCAGTACCTCGGACCCGCGGCCATCAACAAGGCCTACAAGTTCGCGATGGACGACCGCGAGGACGAGGAGATCAAGGAGCACAGACTGCGCATCCTCGAGCAGGAACACGGCGTCTGGCGCTGTCAGACCCAGTTCTCCTGCACCGAGGTGTGTCCGAAGGACATCCCGCTCACCGAGCACATTCAGGAGCTCAAGCGTGAAGCGGTCAAGAAGAACCTGAAGTTCTGGTAA
- the sdhC gene encoding succinate dehydrogenase, cytochrome b556 subunit — protein sequence MSQSYNRGLIEDFGRWKEFSAGMWAWIFHKFTGWVLIGYLFTHIAVLSSAISGPEAYTNTLQGLEALFLVRLLEVGLLAVAVFHILNGIRLLMVDLGVGLEAQDKTFYLSLLLTGAITVASVPTFMTEVGF from the coding sequence ATGAGTCAGTCTTACAATCGCGGCCTCATCGAGGACTTCGGTCGCTGGAAGGAGTTCTCGGCCGGGATGTGGGCGTGGATCTTCCACAAGTTCACCGGGTGGGTCCTCATCGGCTACCTGTTCACCCACATCGCGGTGCTGAGTAGCGCCATCTCGGGCCCGGAGGCCTACACGAATACCCTCCAGGGACTCGAAGCACTGTTCCTCGTCCGACTGCTCGAGGTCGGCCTGCTGGCGGTCGCCGTCTTCCACATCCTCAACGGGATCCGCCTGCTGATGGTCGACCTTGGCGTCGGACTCGAGGCCCAGGACAAGACGTTCTACCTCTCCTTGCTCCTCACGGGCGCGATCACGGTCGCAAGCGTCCCGACGTTCATGACGGAGGTGGGCTTCTAA
- a CDS encoding succinate dehydrogenase, with translation MAERYSSFAPGGTAWFLQRVTAAFLIVVLAFHFFLLHFVNHAWEIDFAGTQTRMQDIGYFLTMVLFLITATFHGVNGVYNALINQGLTGTSKKVVLTILVIAGGALIGQGIWVALVMGDFI, from the coding sequence ATGGCGGAACGTTACTCCTCGTTCGCGCCGGGCGGGACCGCGTGGTTCCTCCAGCGCGTCACGGCGGCGTTCCTGATCGTCGTGTTAGCCTTTCACTTCTTCCTCTTGCACTTCGTCAACCACGCGTGGGAGATCGATTTCGCCGGGACCCAGACGCGTATGCAGGACATCGGCTACTTCCTCACGATGGTCCTGTTCCTGATCACGGCCACGTTCCACGGCGTCAACGGCGTCTACAACGCGCTGATCAACCAGGGACTGACCGGCACGTCGAAGAAGGTCGTCCTCACGATTCTCGTGATCGCCGGGGGCGCGCTGATCGGCCAGGGAATCTGGGTCGCACTCGTCATGGGGGATTTCATCTAA